Within the Streptomyces sp. YIM 121038 genome, the region GCGCCGACGACCAGGTCGGCGTAGCCGTCGCCGTTGAAGTCGTCCGTCGCCTTGACGGCGGCGGCCTTCTGGGCGGCGGGCGTCGCGGCCTCGGCCGGGCTCTGGCCGAGGGACCAGATCGTCAGCCCACCCGTCAGCAGGGACATGGCGACCAGGGGCGTGGTGAGACGGGCTCGGCGACGTGCTGGAGACATAAGGTTCCCGGATTCCTTTGATCGGAGGTCGGCGGTGCGCGTCCGTAGGGGAGTTCACCGCCGGTTCACTCCCTTGACCACCCACGTCGCCCAATGGTTGCCCCGTGCATCGGAGGTCTCTGTGGGTGACCGGGGAGTGACCGGGCCGGGCCGGCCGCCCCGCCTGTCCGCGGCGCGCGAGGCCGCCCGCGACCCGCGCCCTCAGGAGGCGCGGCTCACGGGCGGCTCGGACGGTGGCCCCGGGGCCACCGGTTCACGGCAGGGTCAACAGGCCGCGTCGACGGAGCTCAGCTTGTTGTCGTGGGAGGGGTTGAGGTTGCCCTTGAACCATCCGGGCAGGGTGCCGAGGCGCCCGGTGTAGGTGCCGTCGTACAGGATGACGGGCGTCGGCGTCCTGTTCCAGGCGGAGGTGGCCTTGCCGTCGAGGTAGGGGGGAACGTGGTGGCGTCCGCAGCTCGGGACGGTCCAGAACAGGCCTTCGCCGTTGTAGTGCTGGAAGAAGCACGTGCCCGCACCGCAGCGGTCGTAGGCGTCCTGCGCGATGACGTCGCTGTTGGCTCCGGTCACCCGGTACAGGCCCTCGACCCCGGGGACCTTGGTGAACTGGGTCTCGGACGCACTGGCGGCGTTCGGTCCGACGAATGTCGCCGCGAGCGCGACGGCACCGGCGAACACGGCTAGCGATTTCCGCACGAATTTCCCCTTCGGGTAGGAGTGTTGTGCTGGAGACGCGCATGGGGCGGCAGTCCGGTGGTGGCGCGAGGGGTGAGGGGCGCGAGGCGCGAGTGACAGCACGGTGCCGGGCCCCCGTTCCCTTCCGGCTGCCCTCACATTGTGGCGTGCGTCAGGCTCGGTGAGTTGGCGCTGAGCGCGGCGTTACTTGGCCCTCGGCGCAGGGTTCCGGGGCTCGTCCCGGAGTGTGTGGAGCCGTCCGCCGGGGCTCGTGCCGAGGCGTGCGGGTGGTGGGGCCTCGCCTTGACATGCAGCTGTATGGCTGCCTATCGTTTTAGGCAGCTGAACGGCTGCCTATTGGAGGGCGGGGATGGACCACCAGATGGACGAGGTCTTCAAGGCGCTGGCCGACGCCAGCCGCAGACGGCTTCTCGACAGCCTGAACGCGCGCAACGGCCAGAGCCTGCGTGAGCTGTGCGCGGGGCTCGACATGGCCCGGCAGTCGGTGAGCAAGCACCTGGCCCTCCTGGAGGAGGCCCGTCTGGTCACCACCGTCCGGCGGGGCAGGGAGAAGCTCCACTACCTCAACGCCGAGCCCATCAACGCCATCGCCGACCGCTGGATCAGCCGTTACGACCGGGCGCGGGCCCACGCGCTCGCCGATCTCAAGCACGCATTGGAGAGCAGCACCATGAGCCGCACCGACGACACCGCGTTCGTCTACACCACGTACATCAAGACCACCCCCGAGAAGCTCTGGCAGGCCCTGACGGACCCGGCCTTCACCCGGCGCTACTGGGGCCTGGAGTTCGTCACCGACTGGCAGCCCGGCTCGGTCATGGCCTGGGAGGGGCACGGCCTGACCGGCCCCGACCCCGAGCAGGTCGTCCTGGAGTGCGACCCCTACCGGAAGCTCTCCTACACCTGGCACTCCTTCACGCCCGGCTTCGCCAAGGCAGTGAACCTGGACGACGAGTCGCTCGCGAAGATCGCCGCCGAGAAGCGCTCCAAGGTGTCGTTCGACATCGAGCCGCAGGGGGAGACCGTCAAGCTCACCGTCGTCCACGACGGCTTCGAGCCCGGCAGCGCCGTCCTGGAGATGATCCACGACGGCTGGGCCGCGCTCCTCTCCAGCCTCAAGACCCTCCTGGAGACGGGCGAGGAGCTCCCGGACCCCGACCGCAAGGACGCGTGAGCCCGCGCGGTGCCCGCGGTGCCCGCGGGCACCGCCCGCCCGAAGGGTCGAGCCGGACGCGGCCGTGTCCGGGGCCCGCGGGCCTCCCGCCGATGCGCTTCGCTCCACACCGGAGCAAACCCCCCGCCTGCGGGTAGCCTGGCGGGGGAGGTGGGGGCATGCGGGACGCGGACCCCGGGCTCTTCGGGCCCTCGTCGGTGACGTGGCAGATGCACGGCGACCCCATGATGTGGGTCGCGGGCGTACGCGCCCTGTACCTCCAGGCGCTGCACCCGCGCGCCGTGCGCGGCGTCATGCAGAACTCCGACTTCCGCAAGGACGCCTGGGGCCGGCTGATGCGCACCGCGGGCTTCGTCGGCACGACGACGTACGGCACCACCGAGGCCGCCGAGGCGGCGGGCGCCCGGGTGCGCAAGATACACACGATGCTGTCGGCGACCGACCCGGACACGGGGGAGCGCTACGGCGTCGACGAACCCGAGCTGCTCCTGTGGGTGCACTGCGCCGAGATCGACTCCTACCTCCACGTCGTGCGCCGCTCCGGCTTCCCGGTCGGTGCCGCGGCCGCCGACCGGTACGTCGCCGAACACCGCGAGAGCGCCCGCCTGGTGGGCCTCGACCCCGCCCGCGTACCGGCGTCGACGGCCGAACTCGCCGCGTACTTCGAGAAGGTGGCCCCCGACCTCGCCGCCGGAGCGGAGGCGCGCGTCGTCGACGACTTCCTGCGGCGGCCCCCCACCGCGCCCCTGTTGGTCCCGGCGCGCGCCCTGCTGTGGCGGCGCGTGGCGGACCTCGCCTACGCGTCGCTGCCCCGTTACGCCCACGAGCTGTACGGCAGGAGCGCGCCGCCGCCCGCGACGGTGACGCGCCGCCTCGTCACCACGGGTACCGTGCTGCGCTGCGTTCCCGCGCGTCTGCGCTGGCAGTTGCCGCCCAAGCACATCCTGCGCGCCATGGCCCGGCTCGGCCCGGGCAGCCGCCCCGCGTCGTACAAAGTCGCCAGACAGGACGCCATACTGGACGGGCCGGGGAGGGCGCGACGACGCGACGGGGGCGACAGCACGAGATGCCAGAGTCGGGGGACACCAGGCTGATCCAGGGCCGGTACCAGCTGCTCGACCTCATCGGCCGCGGCGGCATGGGCGAGGTGTGGCGGGCCCGCGACGAATCGCTCGGCCGCCGGGTCGCCGTCAAGTGCCTCAAGCCGCTCGGGCCCCAGCACGACGCGGCGTTCACCCGCGTCCTGCGCGAGCGCTTCCGGCGCGAGGCCCGGGTCGCGGCCGGGCTCCAGCACCGCGGCATCACCGTCGTGCACGACTTCGGCGAGTGCGACGGCGTGCTGTTCCTCGTGATGGAGCTCCTCGAAGGCCGCAACCTCAGCCAGCTCCTGGACGACAACCCGCGGCACCCGCTGCCCGTCGCCGACGTCGTGGACATCGCCGACCAGGTCGCGTCCGCCCTCGCCTACACCCATGAACAGGGCATCGTGCACCGCGACTTGAAGCCCGCGAACATCATGCGGCTGCACGACGGCACGGTGAAGATCTGCGACTTCGGCATCGCCCGGCTCGGCGCCGACATCGGCTTCACCTCGCGCCTGACCAACACCAACATCGCCATGGGCACCCCGCACTACATGTCGCCCGAGCAGATCAGCGGCGCCGAGGTCGACCAGCGCAGCGACCTGTACTCCTTCGGCTGCGTCCTGTACGAACTCGCCACCGGCGCCCCGCCGTTCGACCTCGACGACGCGTGGGCGATCCTCGTCGGCCACCGCGACACCGAACCCGAGCCGCCGCGCCGCCGCCGCGGCGAACTCCCCGAGTTCTTCGACCGGATCGTCCTCGACCTGCTCGCCAAACACCCCGACCAGCGGCCCGGCGACGCCCGCGAGCTGGGCCGCCGCATCGCCGCGGGCCGCGGCGGCAAGCCGACCCGCCCCACCTACGTCCCCACCGTCGTCAGCCCGCCCCTGCGCCGCACCCAGCACCCGCCTCCCGAGCGGCCCACGGGACGGCCCGCGCCCGGCCGGTCCGAGCCGTCCCTGCCGTCGTGGACGCGCGGCATGACCACCGGGCACAAGGCGACCGGCGCGGGCCCCCTGCGCCTGACCCCGCCCGACGCGGCCGCGGGCCTCACCGGCGAGTGGATCCCGCGCGCCACCGGCCGCCACACCGGCGGGCCGCGGCCCGCCCCGGGCCGCTCCACTCCGTCGCCGGACGTCCTCGCGACCCTCGTCAGCCGCCACAACGCGGGCCTGAGCCTCGGCCGCCTCGGCCGCTGGACGGAGGCGGGCGAGGTGCACCGTGCCGTCGCCGCCGAGCGCGAGCACGTCCTCGGGCCCGACCACCCCGACACCCTCGCCAGCCGCTACGAGGTCGGGTTCACGCTCAGCCGCACCGGGCGGCCCGCCGACGCCCTGCGCGAGTACACCCGCGTGGCCGAGGGCCGCGAGCGCGCGCTCGGCGGCGACCACGCGGACACCCTCGCCGTCCGCCAGGAGATGGCGTACGTACTGGGCCAGCTCGGCCGGCACTTCGAGGCCCACCAGGTGTACACCTCGGTGCTCGCCGTGCGGGAGCGCACCGCGGGCCCCGACCACCCCGACACCCTGCGCTGCCGCCACAACCTGGCGTTCAACCTCAGCCGTCTGGGCCGCCTCGAGGACTCCCACCGGCTGGCCCGCGACGTCGCGGCGGCCCGCGCCCGCGTCCTCGGCCCCACCCACCCCGACACCCTCGTCACCCGCTACGAAGTCGCCTACACCCTCGGCCAGTTGGGCCGCTGGCCGGAGGCGCTGCACACCTACCGCGAGGTCGCCGAGGCCCGCGCCGGTGCCCTCGGCGCCGACCACCCCGACACGCTCGCCGCGCGCTACGAGGTCGGCATCAGCCTCGGCCGCCTCGGCCGCAGCGCCGAGGCCCTGGAGCTCTACCGCTCCCTCATCGAGGACCGCGCCCGCGTCAACGGCCCCGCCGACCCCGAGACCCTGCGCGCCCGCCACGGCCTAGGCGTCAACCTGGGCCGCCAGGGCCGCTGGGAGGAGGCGCTCGCCGAGGCCCGCGACGTGTGCGCCGTGCGCGAGCGCGTCCTCGGCGCCGACCACCCCGACACCCTCGTCAGCCGCCGCGAGATCGCCGTCGGCCTCGGCTGGCTCGGCCGCTGGGCGGACGCGCTGACGGCCTACCGCCACGTGGCCGCGGCCCGCGAGCGCGTCCTCGGCGCGGACCACCCCGACACCCTCGCCAGCCGCAACGACGAGGCCCACTGCCTGGAACAGCTCGGGCGCGGCGCGGAGGCGGTGGCGCTCTACCGCAGGGTGGCGGCGCTGCGCCAGCAGCGCGCGACGGGCGGCCACTGACACACCGGGCGCCCCGCCGGCCCCGCGCGCCCGACACCCGAGGCGCACGCCGCGCGAAACGCCTCCCCGCCCCGCGAAACGCCCCCTCGAAAACTGATCCGTGCTACGAAGAGGCATGCGACCCAGCTATGACGCCGTGGTGATCGGCGGCGGCCACAACGCGCTGGTGGCGGCCGCCTACCTCGCCCGCGCGGGCCGGTCCGTGCTGCTCCTGGAGCGCCTCGGCCGACCGGGCGGCGCCGCCGTCTCCACCCGCCCGTTCCCCGGCCTCGACGCCCGCCTCTCCCGCTACTCGTACCTGGTGAGCCTGCTGCCCAGGAAGATCGTGCGCGATCTGGACCTGGACTTCCGGGTCCGCACCCGCTCCGTTTCGTCGTACACCCCGACCGTTCGCGACGGACGTCCCACCGGACTCCTGGTGGGCCGCGGCGAGTCCCGGACGCGGGCCTCCTTCGCCCGGCTGACCGGCGACGACCGGGCGTACGAGGCCTGGCGCGACTTCTACGCGCTGACCGCGCACGCGGCCCGGCGGATCTTCCCGACGCTCACGGAACCGCTGCCCGACAAGGC harbors:
- a CDS encoding peptidase inhibitor family I36 protein; amino-acid sequence: MRKSLAVFAGAVALAATFVGPNAASASETQFTKVPGVEGLYRVTGANSDVIAQDAYDRCGAGTCFFQHYNGEGLFWTVPSCGRHHVPPYLDGKATSAWNRTPTPVILYDGTYTGRLGTLPGWFKGNLNPSHDNKLSSVDAAC
- a CDS encoding metalloregulator ArsR/SmtB family transcription factor, with the protein product MDEVFKALADASRRRLLDSLNARNGQSLRELCAGLDMARQSVSKHLALLEEARLVTTVRRGREKLHYLNAEPINAIADRWISRYDRARAHALADLKHALESSTMSRTDDTAFVYTTYIKTTPEKLWQALTDPAFTRRYWGLEFVTDWQPGSVMAWEGHGLTGPDPEQVVLECDPYRKLSYTWHSFTPGFAKAVNLDDESLAKIAAEKRSKVSFDIEPQGETVKLTVVHDGFEPGSAVLEMIHDGWAALLSSLKTLLETGEELPDPDRKDA
- a CDS encoding oxygenase MpaB family protein; translation: MRDADPGLFGPSSVTWQMHGDPMMWVAGVRALYLQALHPRAVRGVMQNSDFRKDAWGRLMRTAGFVGTTTYGTTEAAEAAGARVRKIHTMLSATDPDTGERYGVDEPELLLWVHCAEIDSYLHVVRRSGFPVGAAAADRYVAEHRESARLVGLDPARVPASTAELAAYFEKVAPDLAAGAEARVVDDFLRRPPTAPLLVPARALLWRRVADLAYASLPRYAHELYGRSAPPPATVTRRLVTTGTVLRCVPARLRWQLPPKHILRAMARLGPGSRPASYKVARQDAILDGPGRARRRDGGDSTRCQSRGTPG
- a CDS encoding serine/threonine-protein kinase: MPESGDTRLIQGRYQLLDLIGRGGMGEVWRARDESLGRRVAVKCLKPLGPQHDAAFTRVLRERFRREARVAAGLQHRGITVVHDFGECDGVLFLVMELLEGRNLSQLLDDNPRHPLPVADVVDIADQVASALAYTHEQGIVHRDLKPANIMRLHDGTVKICDFGIARLGADIGFTSRLTNTNIAMGTPHYMSPEQISGAEVDQRSDLYSFGCVLYELATGAPPFDLDDAWAILVGHRDTEPEPPRRRRGELPEFFDRIVLDLLAKHPDQRPGDARELGRRIAAGRGGKPTRPTYVPTVVSPPLRRTQHPPPERPTGRPAPGRSEPSLPSWTRGMTTGHKATGAGPLRLTPPDAAAGLTGEWIPRATGRHTGGPRPAPGRSTPSPDVLATLVSRHNAGLSLGRLGRWTEAGEVHRAVAAEREHVLGPDHPDTLASRYEVGFTLSRTGRPADALREYTRVAEGRERALGGDHADTLAVRQEMAYVLGQLGRHFEAHQVYTSVLAVRERTAGPDHPDTLRCRHNLAFNLSRLGRLEDSHRLARDVAAARARVLGPTHPDTLVTRYEVAYTLGQLGRWPEALHTYREVAEARAGALGADHPDTLAARYEVGISLGRLGRSAEALELYRSLIEDRARVNGPADPETLRARHGLGVNLGRQGRWEEALAEARDVCAVRERVLGADHPDTLVSRREIAVGLGWLGRWADALTAYRHVAAARERVLGADHPDTLASRNDEAHCLEQLGRGAEAVALYRRVAALRQQRATGGH